In a genomic window of Nostoc sp. UHCC 0870:
- the pheT gene encoding phenylalanine--tRNA ligase subunit beta yields MRISLNWLRELVEIKLSHEELAETLTMAGFEVEDIEDRRTWANGVVVGRVLERQPHPNADKLSVCQVDVGTGEILNIVCGAANVRADIYVPVATTGTYLPNIDLKIKPAKLRGVPSQGMICSLKELGLPTDLDGIHIFSQENLPVGSDVRPLLGLDDVILDVAATANRADALSMVGIAREVAALTGAQLSIPAPGEVSVSQNAGALSLKIADTQACPAYIGTVIDQVKITTSPEWLQQRLRSAGVRPINNVVDITNYVLLEWGQPLHAFDKERLKSVGGTETLQIGVRFANSGEILKTLDGQTRNLATQNLLITANDKPVALAGVMGGEETEVYDGTQSLVLEAALFDSVAIRRSSRSVGLRSEASGRYERGVNRAELEVACRRALSLITELAGGVIVHQEIADTRPDPATWSHSISLRLDKVNDVLGPVVLGEETGELETQDVERILTALGCQLTATEEKSWNVTVPPYRYRDLEREIDLIEEVARLYGYDRFCDTLPDKAEAGYLPLDQELTRKLRAALRAEGLTELIQYSLVKPGNSRQIVLSNPLFAEYSALRTDLLSGLIDAFQYNLEQGNGSLNGFEIGRIFWQEEEGLLEKDAIAGIMGGDRTIGKWSKGGKEQPMTWFEAKGILESVFQELGILVEYQPDCRDARLHPGRTASLWIRGTSLGVFGQLHPQLRRDKDLPESVYLFQLDLNVLLDALDQDEILIPAFKAYSTYPASDRDIAFFAPVKISVADIEKAITKAGTGLLESVEMFDEYRGENVPQGQRSLAFRLVYRAGDRTLTDTEVEPVHNKVREALVEKFGVNLRS; encoded by the coding sequence ATGCGTATATCTCTGAATTGGCTGCGGGAACTAGTAGAGATAAAACTGAGCCACGAAGAACTGGCGGAAACCCTCACAATGGCTGGGTTTGAAGTCGAAGACATTGAAGACCGTCGCACCTGGGCAAACGGCGTTGTAGTGGGTAGAGTGCTTGAGCGTCAACCCCACCCCAACGCTGATAAGTTGAGTGTTTGCCAGGTCGATGTCGGTACAGGTGAGATTTTAAATATTGTCTGTGGTGCTGCTAATGTGCGGGCAGATATTTATGTTCCAGTGGCGACTACAGGCACTTATTTACCAAACATCGATTTAAAAATCAAACCCGCTAAATTGCGCGGTGTCCCTTCCCAGGGCATGATTTGTTCTTTAAAGGAACTCGGTTTACCTACTGATTTAGACGGGATTCATATTTTCTCCCAAGAAAATCTCCCCGTCGGTAGTGATGTGCGGCCGTTGTTGGGTTTAGATGATGTAATTTTAGATGTCGCCGCCACCGCTAACCGTGCTGATGCTTTGAGTATGGTAGGGATAGCGCGGGAAGTAGCGGCTTTGACTGGCGCACAGTTGAGCATTCCTGCACCTGGGGAAGTATCTGTTTCTCAAAATGCCGGGGCGTTAAGTTTAAAAATCGCTGATACCCAAGCTTGTCCAGCTTACATTGGTACAGTTATTGACCAGGTAAAAATTACCACTTCTCCTGAATGGTTACAACAGCGTTTGCGGTCGGCGGGAGTCAGACCAATTAATAATGTAGTTGATATTACTAACTATGTATTGTTGGAATGGGGACAACCACTACACGCTTTTGACAAAGAGCGTTTAAAATCTGTAGGTGGCACAGAAACCTTACAAATTGGTGTGCGTTTTGCTAACTCAGGGGAAATCCTCAAAACCCTAGATGGGCAAACTCGCAACCTAGCAACCCAAAACTTGTTAATTACCGCTAACGATAAACCCGTGGCTTTAGCGGGGGTCATGGGTGGGGAAGAAACAGAAGTTTATGACGGTACACAAAGCCTAGTTTTAGAAGCAGCGTTATTTGATTCCGTCGCCATTCGTCGTTCCTCCCGCAGTGTAGGCTTGAGAAGTGAAGCTTCTGGGAGATATGAACGCGGTGTCAACCGTGCAGAGTTGGAAGTCGCTTGTCGCCGCGCTTTATCTCTTATTACTGAATTGGCTGGGGGTGTGATTGTCCATCAAGAAATTGCTGATACTCGCCCCGACCCTGCTACCTGGAGTCATTCGATTTCACTGCGTTTAGACAAGGTGAATGATGTGCTAGGGCCAGTGGTTTTGGGTGAAGAAACGGGAGAACTAGAAACACAAGATGTAGAAAGAATCCTGACGGCGTTGGGTTGTCAACTAACTGCGACGGAAGAGAAAAGTTGGAATGTTACCGTTCCACCCTATCGTTACCGTGACTTAGAGCGAGAAATTGATTTAATTGAAGAAGTTGCCCGTCTCTATGGTTACGATCGCTTCTGTGATACTCTACCGGATAAGGCAGAAGCTGGTTATTTGCCCTTAGACCAAGAATTAACTCGCAAGTTACGCGCAGCATTACGGGCGGAAGGTTTAACAGAATTAATTCAATATTCCTTAGTCAAACCTGGGAATAGCAGACAAATTGTCTTAAGTAACCCTTTATTTGCTGAATATTCCGCCTTGCGTACCGATTTACTTTCTGGGTTAATTGACGCGTTTCAATACAACCTCGAACAAGGTAACGGTTCTCTCAATGGTTTTGAAATTGGGCGGATTTTCTGGCAAGAAGAAGAAGGTTTGTTAGAAAAAGATGCGATCGCTGGCATCATGGGAGGAGATAGAACTATCGGCAAATGGTCAAAGGGTGGAAAAGAACAACCTATGACCTGGTTTGAAGCCAAAGGGATTTTAGAAAGCGTCTTCCAGGAACTAGGAATACTAGTAGAATATCAGCCAGATTGTCGTGATGCACGCCTCCACCCAGGACGCACCGCCTCTTTGTGGATTAGGGGAACTAGTTTAGGTGTGTTTGGACAACTCCATCCCCAACTCCGCCGGGATAAAGATTTACCAGAATCGGTTTATCTATTCCAGTTAGATTTAAATGTGCTATTGGATGCCTTAGACCAAGATGAAATTCTTATCCCAGCATTTAAAGCATATTCTACCTATCCAGCGAGCGATCGCGATATCGCTTTCTTTGCACCGGTGAAAATTTCCGTCGCCGACATTGAAAAAGCTATTACCAAAGCTGGTACAGGTTTATTGGAATCGGTGGAAATGTTTGACGAATATCGTGGCGAAAACGTCCCCCAAGGACAACGCAGTTTAGCCTTTCGTCTAGTATATCGGGCAGGCGATCGTACTCTTACTGATACTGAAGTTGAGCCGGTTCACAACAAAGTTCGGGAAGCCTTGGTAGAGAAATTCGGCGTTAACCTCAGAAGTTAG
- a CDS encoding transposase gives MSNILNYIEENPKQTQRLIGLEYEQLQQLIINGERLYHEKKALLESKKVRIIAGGGGRKPKLSISEQIILTLVYLRHLTTFQLLGIQFEVSESTANDTFNYWLPNLRELLPSSLLEQVKKNASDYEVVKEMLTEYELIVDSYEQVRERPRDNDEQKKYFSGKKSNHTFKTQMIILPDASDIVDVVAGEPGPKSDITLFREYRSEFDAKQRFKGDKAYLGEDLITTPIKKPRNQELTTEQKEQNKIFSSKRIFVEHRIRSVKIFRVVQERFRLNTRKYKQVILTICGLVRLRIRGLILPLEISAISSG, from the coding sequence ATGAGCAATATACTGAATTACATTGAAGAGAATCCTAAACAAACCCAAAGGTTAATAGGTCTGGAATATGAACAGTTACAACAATTAATCATAAATGGGGAAAGATTATATCATGAAAAAAAAGCTTTACTGGAATCTAAGAAAGTGAGAATTATTGCTGGTGGAGGAGGTCGGAAACCAAAATTATCTATTTCTGAACAAATCATTTTAACTTTAGTGTATCTCCGACATCTGACAACCTTTCAACTTCTAGGTATTCAGTTTGAAGTAAGTGAGTCTACAGCCAACGATACGTTTAACTATTGGTTGCCTAACTTGCGAGAATTACTGCCATCAAGTTTGCTTGAACAAGTAAAAAAAAACGCTTCTGACTATGAAGTAGTAAAAGAAATGCTCACAGAATATGAATTAATAGTAGATAGCTATGAACAAGTCAGAGAAAGACCTAGAGACAATGATGAACAAAAGAAATATTTTTCAGGTAAGAAGAGTAATCATACATTTAAAACTCAAATGATTATTTTACCTGATGCTAGTGATATCGTTGATGTTGTGGCAGGTGAACCTGGTCCAAAAAGCGATATAACTTTGTTCCGAGAATATCGTTCAGAGTTTGATGCCAAACAAAGATTTAAAGGAGATAAGGCATATCTTGGAGAAGATTTAATTACAACTCCAATTAAGAAACCAAGAAATCAAGAACTAACAACTGAACAGAAAGAACAGAACAAAATATTTTCATCTAAACGAATCTTTGTTGAACATCGAATACGGTCAGTCAAAATCTTTCGAGTTGTCCAAGAGAGATTTAGGTTAAATACCCGCAAATATAAGCAAGTAATTTTGACGATTTGTGGGCTAGTAAGGTTACGGATTCGAGGGCTAATATTACCATTAGAAATATCAGCTATATCATCAGGTTAA
- a CDS encoding NACHT C-terminal alpha/beta 1 domain-containing protein, with product MSNFYLAWHQGNTEEVSLNHLDLPQRLQAVIKNDSQLSQNIHLICIDTSKFIEPDNPANKIYTAIVKAGCPKCSDGTPRTIDISKIVLFCDKRTLKRYFDTEA from the coding sequence ATGTCTAATTTCTACCTAGCTTGGCATCAAGGAAATACTGAAGAAGTCAGTCTTAACCATCTTGACTTACCCCAACGCTTGCAAGCTGTAATTAAAAATGACTCTCAACTTAGCCAAAACATTCACTTAATCTGTATCGACACCAGTAAATTCATCGAACCAGATAACCCAGCCAACAAAATTTACACTGCAATTGTCAAAGCTGGCTGTCCTAAATGTTCAGATGGTACGCCGAGAACAATAGACATCTCCAAAATAGTATTATTCTGTGATAAAAGAACATTAAAGCGTTATTTTGACACAGAAGCATGA
- a CDS encoding NACHT C-terminal alpha/beta 1 domain-containing protein translates to MAELQTYWDLLETDKRVVLVFHPGATNNKGEETYSNVFLNAISKFDGAICLISDPIPDYKTLKVFTHSQSVDEILEWLACS, encoded by the coding sequence ATGGCGGAACTCCAAACCTATTGGGATTTGCTAGAAACTGATAAGCGGGTGGTTTTAGTGTTTCACCCAGGCGCAACTAATAATAAAGGTGAGGAGACATACAGCAATGTGTTTCTCAACGCCATCAGCAAATTTGATGGTGCGATTTGTTTGATTAGCGACCCTATACCAGACTACAAAACCCTCAAAGTCTTTACACACAGCCAATCAGTTGATGAAATTTTAGAATGGTTGGCTTGTAGTTGA
- a CDS encoding DUF29 domain-containing protein — protein sequence MSNNLYDRDLQYWIEQTIQQLRNREFESLDIENLIEELVDLGKAEKNALKSNLTILLAHLLKLMVQHDVPDMMKGSWYSSILEHRQRVLNNLSDTPSLKNFLVEAIEKAYADGRKLAIKEGKLAKFGVSVPEESEYPIVCPFSVEQILDEDFYGL from the coding sequence ATGTCCAATAACTTATACGATCGCGACTTGCAATATTGGATCGAGCAAACGATTCAACAGTTGCGGAATCGTGAATTTGAATCACTCGATATTGAGAATTTAATTGAGGAACTAGTTGATTTGGGTAAAGCGGAGAAAAATGCTTTAAAGAGCAATTTGACTATTTTGTTAGCACATTTACTCAAGTTAATGGTTCAACACGATGTACCTGATATGATGAAAGGAAGTTGGTACAGTTCGATACTAGAACATCGTCAACGAGTGCTGAATAATTTGTCAGATACTCCTTCTCTCAAAAATTTTTTGGTAGAAGCAATAGAAAAAGCTTATGCTGATGGTCGAAAGTTGGCGATAAAAGAAGGTAAGCTAGCTAAATTTGGGGTTAGTGTCCCAGAGGAAAGTGAGTATCCAATAGTTTGTCCTTTTTCAGTTGAGCAAATTCTCGATGAGGATTTCTACGGGCTGTAA
- a CDS encoding YciI family protein, with translation MPKYVMWGSYCEDVLEKRAPYREAHLDGLAKQKESGVLITIGPTKDVTKVFGLYEAEDEATVRQLIENDPYWQNGIWTEYSVKEWIQAF, from the coding sequence ATGCCCAAATATGTGATGTGGGGTTCTTACTGCGAAGACGTTTTGGAAAAACGCGCACCTTACCGTGAAGCACACTTAGACGGTTTAGCCAAACAAAAAGAATCTGGTGTGCTAATTACAATTGGCCCTACTAAAGATGTCACCAAAGTTTTTGGTCTTTACGAAGCTGAAGATGAAGCCACTGTGCGCCAGCTAATCGAAAATGACCCCTACTGGCAAAATGGTATTTGGACTGAATACTCTGTGAAAGAGTGGATTCAAGCTTTTTAG
- a CDS encoding mannose-1-phosphate guanyltransferase, translated as MRAVLMAGGSGTRLRPLTCDLPKPMVPILNRPIAEHIINLLKRHQITEVIATLHYLPDVLRDYFQDGSDFGVQMTYAVEEDQPLGTAGCVKNIAELLDETFLVISGDSITDFDLTAAIAFHKQKQSKATLILTRVPNPIEFGVVITDETGKINRFLEKPSSSEIFSDTVNTGTYILEPEVLEYLPDHTECDFSKDLFPLLLAKDEPMYGYIAQGYWCDVGHLDAYREAQYDALERKVKLDFAYKQEMSDLWIGQNTYIDPSAHIETPALIGNNCRIGARVQIEAGTIIGDNVTIGADANLKRPIVWNGAIIGDEAQLSACVISRGTRVDRRAHVLEAAVVGSLSTIGEEAQISPGVRVWPSKKIESGAILNINLIWGSTAQRNLFGQRGVQGLANIDITPEFAVKLGAAYGSTLKPKSKVAVSRDQRNVSRMVTRSLIAGLMSVGVDVQNLDATAIPIARTVIPNMKITGGIHVRVHPDRPDYILIEFMDGKGINISKALEKKIEGAFFKEDMRRALAHEIGDVAYPSQVIDLYCTAFEKLLHVFTLRNSRAKVVIDYVYAVSGAVLPQMLDKFGADAVVLNASLNKNAVTTTDREALLTQLGHVVEALKANFGVQVSANGEQLILVDESGFAIRGELLTALMVDMILTSNPRGTVVVPVHSSSAVEQVARRHDGRVIRTKANPTALMEACQKNANVVLGGSGDTGFIFPQLHPGFDSMFCIAKIIEMLTIQERSLATVRAELPRVIHKNYTIRCPWSAKGALMRYLVETHPAQNLELIDGVKIRQPFEDSWLLVLPDASEPLVHLYANSNERDWVDEIVRDYRSRVQTFVERQQEYHPAEV; from the coding sequence ATGCGTGCAGTGCTGATGGCAGGCGGTTCGGGAACGCGACTTCGCCCGTTAACTTGTGATCTACCAAAACCGATGGTGCCGATTCTGAATCGACCCATTGCTGAACATATTATCAATTTACTCAAAAGACATCAAATTACGGAAGTGATTGCAACCTTGCATTATTTACCTGATGTCTTGCGGGATTATTTTCAAGATGGCAGTGATTTTGGCGTACAAATGACCTACGCCGTGGAGGAAGACCAACCTTTGGGGACAGCAGGTTGTGTCAAAAATATCGCCGAACTTTTGGATGAAACTTTTTTAGTGATTAGCGGTGATAGTATCACAGATTTTGATTTAACAGCTGCGATCGCTTTTCACAAACAAAAACAATCGAAAGCTACGTTAATTTTAACTAGAGTGCCTAACCCCATTGAATTTGGGGTAGTCATCACCGATGAAACAGGTAAAATTAACCGCTTTTTAGAAAAACCCTCTTCCAGTGAAATCTTTTCGGATACCGTCAACACTGGTACTTATATTCTCGAACCAGAAGTTTTAGAATATCTACCAGATCACACCGAATGCGACTTTTCTAAAGATTTATTCCCCTTGCTGCTGGCTAAAGATGAACCCATGTACGGTTATATCGCCCAAGGTTACTGGTGCGATGTCGGTCATTTAGATGCCTATCGTGAAGCCCAGTATGATGCTTTAGAACGGAAGGTAAAACTTGATTTTGCCTACAAACAAGAAATGTCTGACTTGTGGATAGGACAAAATACTTATATTGACCCCTCCGCCCATATTGAAACCCCAGCCTTGATTGGGAACAACTGCCGCATCGGTGCTAGAGTCCAAATTGAAGCGGGAACTATCATTGGGGATAACGTCACCATTGGGGCTGATGCCAATCTCAAGCGTCCGATTGTCTGGAATGGGGCAATTATCGGTGATGAAGCCCAATTGAGTGCCTGTGTCATTTCCCGTGGAACTCGTGTAGACCGCCGCGCCCATGTCTTAGAAGCAGCTGTAGTTGGTTCTTTGTCTACGATTGGGGAAGAAGCTCAAATTAGCCCCGGTGTCAGAGTTTGGCCGAGTAAAAAAATCGAATCGGGGGCAATTTTAAACATTAACCTGATTTGGGGTAGCACTGCCCAGCGTAACTTGTTTGGGCAACGGGGTGTGCAAGGATTAGCTAATATCGACATCACCCCAGAATTCGCCGTCAAGTTGGGTGCTGCTTATGGTTCTACCTTAAAGCCAAAATCTAAAGTAGCTGTCTCCCGCGATCAACGCAACGTCTCCCGCATGGTTACAAGGTCATTAATTGCGGGTCTGATGTCAGTGGGTGTAGATGTGCAGAACCTTGATGCGACAGCCATTCCCATTGCGCGGACAGTCATACCCAACATGAAAATCACAGGAGGTATTCATGTCCGGGTACACCCCGATCGCCCAGACTATATTCTGATAGAATTCATGGATGGTAAGGGGATTAATATTTCCAAAGCCCTAGAGAAGAAAATTGAAGGGGCTTTCTTTAAAGAAGATATGCGCCGCGCCTTGGCGCATGAAATTGGTGATGTTGCTTACCCCAGTCAAGTCATTGACCTTTACTGCACAGCTTTTGAAAAACTATTACACGTTTTCACCCTCCGCAATAGTCGAGCGAAAGTGGTGATTGATTACGTGTATGCGGTGTCTGGAGCAGTTTTACCGCAAATGTTAGATAAATTTGGTGCTGATGCTGTTGTTCTCAACGCCAGTTTAAATAAAAATGCTGTAACTACCACTGACCGCGAAGCACTCCTGACGCAGTTAGGTCATGTGGTGGAAGCTTTGAAAGCTAATTTTGGTGTGCAGGTATCAGCCAACGGCGAACAGCTGATTTTAGTAGATGAGTCAGGTTTTGCAATTCGGGGTGAACTGTTAACCGCCCTGATGGTAGATATGATCCTCACCTCTAACCCCAGAGGGACGGTAGTTGTGCCGGTGCATTCATCCAGTGCAGTGGAACAGGTGGCGCGTCGTCATGATGGGCGGGTGATTCGTACCAAAGCGAACCCAACCGCATTAATGGAAGCTTGCCAGAAAAATGCCAATGTGGTGCTAGGGGGTAGCGGTGATACTGGCTTTATCTTCCCGCAGTTGCATCCCGGCTTTGATTCCATGTTCTGCATCGCCAAAATTATTGAGATGTTGACCATTCAGGAGCGATCGCTGGCTACTGTCCGAGCCGAATTACCCCGTGTCATTCACAAAAACTATACCATTCGCTGTCCTTGGTCAGCTAAGGGTGCATTGATGCGCTACTTAGTGGAAACTCACCCCGCCCAAAACCTCGAACTCATCGATGGCGTGAAAATTCGCCAACCCTTCGAGGATAGTTGGCTGTTAGTTCTACCTGATGCGAGTGAACCATTAGTGCATTTGTATGCAAACAGTAACGAACGCGATTGGGTGGATGAAATCGTCAGAGATTACCGTTCCCGCGTGCAAACCTTTGTAGAAAGACAGCAGGAATATCACCCGGCGGAAGTTTGA
- a CDS encoding aromatic ring-hydroxylating dioxygenase subunit alpha, with protein MDDNSQSLQPIRNPKTFNNPERFIEGWYWVIPSKNLLIGEVKPMTILGRKIVIYRGEDRQPVIVDAYCPHMGADLAEGKVEGNDIRCAFHHWKFNNQGICVEIPCLEEPLPLKLKTWPTVEKYGLIWIWTGESPRQPIPFVPELEFNECESVLGSRLVMNCHPHVVMINFIDVQHFLTIHKLPLDVGFERQEISQNAIIFTKHSRNNKDKKLFKLLRPLHQNNIYSISYWYGSTFTITVGPDLLHLYIMFTIRMLDNGKSQIQSIFLTKKRQGFGGWLLNRFILWLTNIFIHHFIEDDAAILQAINFDLKNPIKADLSIMQLISHVERQKPLRWKTWLLARSPEAEMKENQEKWRDATTND; from the coding sequence ATGGATGATAACTCTCAGTCTCTTCAACCAATTCGCAACCCTAAAACTTTCAATAATCCCGAACGCTTCATTGAAGGATGGTATTGGGTAATACCTTCTAAAAACTTGCTTATAGGTGAAGTAAAACCTATGACAATTTTAGGGAGAAAAATAGTAATTTATCGTGGTGAAGACAGACAACCAGTGATTGTTGATGCCTACTGTCCACATATGGGTGCTGACCTTGCAGAAGGTAAAGTAGAAGGTAATGATATCCGTTGTGCTTTTCACCACTGGAAGTTTAACAATCAGGGAATATGTGTAGAAATTCCCTGTTTAGAAGAACCTCTCCCCTTAAAGTTAAAAACTTGGCCTACCGTTGAAAAATATGGATTAATTTGGATTTGGACTGGCGAAAGTCCCAGACAACCTATACCTTTTGTGCCAGAATTAGAGTTTAATGAGTGTGAAAGTGTTCTTGGTTCTCGGTTAGTAATGAACTGTCATCCTCATGTAGTCATGATTAATTTCATTGACGTTCAACACTTTCTTACTATTCATAAATTACCGTTAGATGTTGGTTTTGAAAGACAAGAAATTAGTCAAAATGCTATTATTTTTACTAAGCATAGCCGCAATAATAAAGATAAAAAGTTGTTTAAATTGCTGCGTCCTTTACATCAAAATAATATTTATAGTATTTCCTATTGGTATGGCAGTACATTCACAATAACTGTAGGTCCAGATTTACTGCATTTATATATCATGTTTACAATACGGATGCTTGATAATGGTAAATCTCAGATTCAGAGTATATTTTTAACTAAGAAACGTCAGGGATTTGGGGGTTGGTTATTAAATCGCTTTATTCTGTGGCTGACTAATATATTTATTCACCACTTTATCGAAGATGATGCTGCAATTTTACAAGCGATTAACTTTGATTTGAAGAATCCCATCAAAGCTGATTTGTCTATTATGCAGTTAATTAGTCACGTAGAAAGACAAAAACCCTTGCGATGGAAAACTTGGTTATTAGCGCGATCGCCTGAAGCGGAGATGAAAGAAAATCAAGAAAAATGGCGGGATGCTACGACTAATGACTGA
- a CDS encoding heavy-metal-associated domain-containing protein has translation MTIQLTVPNMACSVCAGKITNAVKTVDAEAIVQADPQTKLVNVESQASETAIKDALAAAGYPAS, from the coding sequence ATGACAATCCAACTCACAGTTCCCAACATGGCTTGTTCTGTTTGTGCAGGCAAGATTACTAATGCAGTTAAAACCGTTGATGCTGAGGCGATCGTTCAGGCAGATCCTCAGACTAAGCTGGTTAATGTAGAGTCACAAGCATCAGAAACGGCTATTAAGGATGCTTTAGCGGCTGCTGGCTACCCCGCCAGCTAA
- a CDS encoding potassium-transporting ATPase subunit C has protein sequence MFRVVGYGLISQVFRRDRYFWSRPSIVDYSSPPQVATTGISS, from the coding sequence ATGTTTAGAGTTGTAGGTTATGGTTTAATTAGTCAAGTATTTAGGCGCGATCGCTATTTCTGGAGTCGTCCTAGCATAGTTGACTACAGCAGCCCGCCACAAGTCGCTACCACGGGCATTTCAAGTTAA